In Urechidicola croceus, a single window of DNA contains:
- a CDS encoding MBL fold metallo-hydrolase RNA specificity domain-containing protein, with protein sequence MKNKKINIHFLGAAGTVTGSKYLVDTGDRKILIDCGLFQGLKELRLKNWEYPPVNVGDIDAVLLTHGHMDHTGYLPRLVKQGFNGPIYGTNPTLDIAKIILNDSAKIQEQEAERANKEGYSKHSPAEPLYDLKDVEKTIPHFKGIPQSQWIPLFDGIRARFQYNGHILGATYIELDVHGKRFVFSGDIGRTNDLLLYPPLKPKKADVLFIESTYGGRFHPDEIEALPHIEKLVNDTINRDGSLFVPSFSVERAQLMMLIFWKLLKEKKIPRVQMIMDSPMGANVLELFHRTRDWHRLEDNECDEMCSHFTVVSSYRETMEIRTDNKPKIVIAGSGMLTGGRMLNYLETQAQNPNNTLLFVGYQAEGTRGRKLLEGEKELKVYGKWVPFKMQVAEIEGLSAHADHAELMDWMDSIKNKPERIFIIHGEKESAEALQKGIKETYGWDAEIPQLYTIEEIE encoded by the coding sequence ATGAAAAACAAAAAAATAAACATCCACTTTTTGGGAGCGGCAGGCACCGTGACTGGCTCAAAATATTTGGTGGATACAGGAGATAGAAAGATACTTATAGACTGCGGACTTTTTCAAGGGTTAAAGGAATTACGCCTTAAAAACTGGGAGTACCCACCTGTTAATGTAGGTGATATTGATGCTGTTTTGCTTACCCACGGTCATATGGACCATACAGGTTATTTACCCAGATTGGTAAAACAAGGCTTCAATGGTCCCATTTATGGTACGAATCCTACTTTGGACATTGCAAAAATCATTTTGAATGATAGTGCAAAAATACAAGAACAGGAAGCCGAACGTGCCAATAAGGAAGGCTATTCCAAACACAGTCCCGCAGAACCATTATACGATTTAAAGGATGTAGAAAAAACTATCCCACACTTTAAAGGAATTCCACAATCACAATGGATTCCGTTATTTGATGGTATTAGGGCTCGCTTCCAATACAACGGACATATTCTGGGTGCAACCTATATTGAGTTGGATGTGCACGGAAAACGTTTTGTCTTTTCAGGAGACATTGGTAGAACCAATGATTTATTGCTCTATCCACCCCTTAAACCAAAAAAAGCGGATGTGCTTTTCATTGAATCCACTTATGGTGGAAGGTTTCATCCCGATGAAATAGAAGCACTTCCACATATTGAAAAATTAGTAAATGATACCATCAACAGAGATGGTAGCTTATTTGTCCCAAGCTTTTCGGTAGAACGTGCCCAGCTAATGATGCTCATCTTTTGGAAATTATTGAAAGAAAAGAAAATCCCCAGAGTACAAATGATTATGGACAGCCCGATGGGTGCCAATGTATTGGAACTGTTTCATAGAACTCGCGATTGGCACAGATTGGAGGACAACGAATGTGACGAAATGTGTTCTCACTTTACGGTCGTAAGCAGTTATCGTGAAACAATGGAAATAAGAACAGATAACAAACCAAAAATCGTGATTGCAGGAAGCGGAATGCTCACAGGGGGAAGAATGCTAAACTATCTTGAAACACAGGCACAAAATCCAAATAACACCTTACTTTTTGTAGGCTATCAAGCTGAAGGCACTCGTGGCAGAAAATTATTGGAAGGTGAAAAAGAACTAAAAGTATATGGAAAATGGGTGCCGTTTAAAATGCAAGTAGCAGAAATTGAAGGGCTTTCGGCACACGCAGACCACGCAGAGCTTATGGACTGGATGGACAGTATAAAAAACAAACCCGAACGCATTTTCATTATACACGGTGAAAAAGAGAGTGCAGAAGCATTGCAAAAAGGCATCAAGGAAACTTATGGCTGGGATGCAGAAATTCCGCAATTATACACTATCGAAGAAATAGAATAA
- a CDS encoding ATP cone domain-containing protein yields MKHPINIVKYSGDVVAFDVDKLINSLRRSQASEELIQQIVGQVEDQLYEGITTKKIYQMAFKMLKGKSRVSASKYKLKKALMELGPSGFPFEKLVGKLLAHEGFSTQVGVIVQGNCVQHEVDVIAQKENKHYMIECKYHSDQGRFCNVKIPLYIHSRFLDVEKQWEHQKGHEAKLHKGAVYTNTRFTTDAIQYGKCVGMLLSSWDYPRGNGLKDRIDKSGLHPLTALTTLTKAEKTKLLDEGIVLCKELHETPKILEQVGVPKSRHKKVLEDSRELCGIH; encoded by the coding sequence ATGAAACATCCAATAAACATAGTAAAATATTCGGGCGACGTGGTAGCCTTTGATGTGGATAAACTTATCAATTCATTAAGACGTTCGCAAGCAAGTGAAGAATTGATTCAGCAAATAGTAGGGCAAGTTGAAGACCAATTATATGAAGGCATTACCACCAAAAAAATCTATCAAATGGCATTTAAAATGCTAAAAGGTAAGTCGAGAGTAAGTGCTTCAAAATACAAACTCAAAAAAGCCCTGATGGAATTAGGTCCTTCTGGCTTCCCATTTGAGAAGTTAGTAGGCAAACTACTGGCACACGAAGGATTTTCAACACAGGTTGGTGTAATAGTTCAAGGTAATTGTGTACAGCACGAAGTTGATGTTATCGCCCAAAAAGAAAACAAACACTATATGATTGAATGCAAATACCATAGCGACCAAGGCAGATTTTGTAATGTAAAAATCCCATTATATATCCATTCACGGTTTTTGGACGTAGAAAAGCAATGGGAACACCAAAAAGGTCACGAGGCTAAACTTCATAAAGGAGCTGTGTACACCAATACGCGTTTCACAACCGATGCCATTCAGTACGGGAAATGTGTTGGAATGCTTTTAAGCAGTTGGGATTATCCAAGAGGAAATGGTCTCAAGGACAGAATAGATAAATCTGGGCTACATCCCTTAACCGCTTTAACAACACTTACTAAAGCTGAAAAAACAAAATTATTAGATGAAGGCATCGTACTCTGTAAAGAGCTTCACGAAACCCCAAAAATTTTAGAACAAGTAGGAGTGCCAAAATCAAGACACAAAAAGGTTCTCGAAGATTCAAGAGAATTATGTGGAATTCATTAG
- a CDS encoding universal stress protein, with amino-acid sequence MKNILVPTDFSENCTKAAHLGIKMAKTYNAEIHFLHQMTTPVDWVKLDKLKEKRYPETLKQIGTAKANLRELEKIAEHEGLKCRTFLQFDSGQKDILEHSGHFHHDFIITGSSGTKGRVREITGSNVEKIVRKANAPIIVVKEEEVTFPFKDILFVSNFEEDVSHPFQAVLSIAEKCDAKIHLLRINTETDFNSINAGLNPVKQFLEKFPALKNFSMSVHNESSVEAGINTFLKHQPADLIAMSTHGKTGFLSLFSKSIAEGVTNHSELPVMTIHIKK; translated from the coding sequence ATGAAAAATATACTTGTACCTACCGATTTCTCTGAAAACTGTACTAAAGCTGCACATCTCGGGATTAAAATGGCAAAAACATACAATGCAGAAATACACTTTCTACATCAAATGACAACACCTGTGGATTGGGTAAAATTAGACAAACTCAAAGAAAAGCGTTATCCAGAAACCTTAAAGCAAATAGGTACTGCAAAGGCTAATTTACGTGAACTCGAAAAAATAGCAGAACACGAAGGTCTTAAATGCCGAACCTTTCTTCAGTTCGATTCAGGACAAAAAGATATTTTGGAACATTCTGGTCATTTCCATCACGACTTTATCATTACAGGTAGTAGCGGAACAAAGGGTCGTGTACGGGAGATAACAGGCAGTAATGTTGAGAAAATTGTCCGAAAGGCTAATGCCCCGATTATTGTGGTCAAAGAAGAGGAAGTAACATTTCCCTTTAAGGACATTCTGTTCGTATCAAATTTTGAAGAAGATGTGAGTCATCCGTTTCAAGCGGTGCTTTCAATAGCTGAAAAATGCGATGCTAAAATTCATTTGTTACGTATAAATACAGAAACAGACTTTAATAGTATCAACGCTGGATTAAACCCTGTCAAGCAATTTCTTGAAAAGTTTCCCGCCTTAAAAAACTTTTCTATGAGTGTTCATAACGAATCTTCAGTAGAGGCAGGTATTAATACATTTTTAAAACATCAGCCAGCAGATTTAATTGCGATGAGTACCCACGGAAAGACAGGTTTTTTGAGCCTATTTTCAAAAAGTATTGCCGAAGGTGTAACCAATCATTCAGAACTTCCTGTAATGACCATACATATTAAAAAATGA
- a CDS encoding SDR family oxidoreductase, which translates to MNRVKNKVAIVTGGASGLGKSSAILLAREGAKIVVTDIDEEDGKKVVQQIKANGGEAIFIKQDVSKEDEWKNVIETTLKTFGKLHILANSAGIGLGGTVEEVTLEDWKNLIDVNLNGTFLGTQYGIKGMKETGEGGSIINFSSIEGLIGDPNLPAYNASKGGVTIFTKSAALHCARQGYGIRINSIHPAYIWTPMVENFLKAQGDVEEGKKQLESLHPVGHLGEPDDIGYGVVYLASDESKFMTGSELVIDGGYTAQ; encoded by the coding sequence ATGAATCGAGTAAAAAATAAAGTAGCCATTGTCACAGGAGGTGCCTCTGGTCTAGGGAAATCAAGTGCTATTTTATTAGCACGTGAAGGAGCAAAAATCGTTGTTACAGATATAGATGAAGAAGATGGAAAAAAGGTAGTCCAACAAATCAAAGCTAACGGTGGGGAGGCTATATTCATTAAACAAGATGTATCCAAAGAAGATGAATGGAAAAATGTCATTGAGACCACGCTCAAAACTTTCGGAAAATTACACATATTAGCTAATTCTGCCGGAATAGGATTAGGTGGAACTGTAGAAGAAGTTACCCTTGAAGATTGGAAAAACCTCATAGATGTAAACCTAAATGGCACTTTTTTAGGTACTCAGTATGGTATAAAGGGTATGAAGGAAACTGGAGAAGGTGGTTCCATTATCAACTTCTCTTCCATTGAAGGACTTATCGGGGACCCTAACCTACCTGCTTATAACGCAAGCAAAGGCGGTGTTACCATATTCACGAAATCTGCTGCCCTGCATTGTGCAAGACAAGGCTACGGAATCCGTATCAATTCTATACATCCTGCTTATATCTGGACACCAATGGTAGAAAATTTTCTGAAAGCTCAAGGTGATGTAGAAGAAGGCAAAAAGCAATTAGAAAGTTTGCATCCTGTTGGCCATTTGGGAGAGCCTGATGATATAGGCTATGGAGTCGTCTATCTAGCTTCGGATGAATCCAAGTTTATGACTGGTTCTGAATTGGTAATCGATGGTGGCTATACCGCACAATAA